The following nucleotide sequence is from Drosophila takahashii strain IR98-3 E-12201 chromosome 3L, DtakHiC1v2, whole genome shotgun sequence.
GCAGCCAGCTCCGAAGGAGAGCAGGCAGCTGGTCAGCAGCGAGGGCTTCCACTCCGTGCGACGCTCCAGAATGAAGGTGATCCAAAGTAGGCAGCCGgccaggaggagcagcagggcGAAGGTCAGCCAAACCCCTCCGCTGAAGGGCTGCAGGAACTCCGTGGCACTCAAACCAGCGGACACGGACCGGGGATTGCGGAACATGCAGATCTCCCGGAAAACACTGAACTTCGTGATGGGCTCCACAAATAGAGCGCGATCGAAGGAGTAGATGAACGGAGCTATCGCCAAATCGGCGTCATTCAGAATGAGATCTCCGATCATGCCGCCCGTGGCATTGCCATCCGACCAGCGATTTCTAAATATATACTTAAACCTAAGTTTTATAGTTGATTTAAAGTCATTCGTATCGAGAAAAACTCCTCACTTGCAGTCCAACATATCCCTCAGGGGCTGTCGTGCCTGATAGCCGAATCTGGCATATGTATCCAGGTGAATTCGATCTTTGGATTCCATAAACTCAAAGATCTTCTCCATTGAGGTGTTCAGGGGTAAAGCGGTAACCTGTAGGAAAACGTTCTAATCGCTGTAAAGTATATTCTTTGAAAAGGACTACTTACCGCTGCAGTGGCTCTTACGGTTAAGCCAGTGAAGGACTTCCTGTGCTGCAGGGGACTCCTTGTGTGAAGATCACTCAGATATCGTTCGATTCGACACTTCTGTTTGTTGCATGAAATTTCCCGATCGGCTGTTATATTAAGTTTTCCTCCCAGTTGTCTTCCCCTATTGTACAGATCGAAGAGTATAAAGTTTTCCGTGCTGGGATCATGCGTGACATAGGTAACATCGGCATCAACAAAGATTTGGGCCTCCTTGAAGTGAGTTTCAATAAGGGAAAAGTTCATCCACCTATCGTAGATAAGCCAGTGATACCGATGACCCAACAATCGTTTGGCACTGGCctgtaaaattgaatttacaaaataaatattttatatatataatataaatatttaccttttccAAAACAACACCACTTTGATTGCAATTGATATCCAAGAAAACGCCCAACTTAATAATATTGTGATTAAGAAAGTCATCGTCCAGGTGGAGTTGCGATTCCAGTGTTTTAAATTGGGTGAACATATTTTTAGACTGTGCCAACATCGCTATGGGTGCAAGT
It contains:
- the Ir75b gene encoding LOW QUALITY PROTEIN: ionotropic receptor 75a (The sequence of the model RefSeq protein was modified relative to this genomic sequence to represent the inferred CDS: substituted 1 base at 1 genomic stop codon); the encoded protein is MLELHNFILYNFLHMARLSHVLILHCWSMDSLAPIAMLAQSKNMFTQFKTLESQLHLDDDFLNHNIIKLGVFLDINCNQSGVVLEKASAKRLLGHRYHWLIYDRWMNFSLIETHFKEAQIFVDADVTYVTHDPSTENFILFDLYNRGRQLGGKLNITADREISCNKQKCRIERYLSDLHTRSPLQHRKSFTGLTVRATAAVTALPLNTSMEKIFEFMESKDRIHLDTYARFGYQARQPLRDMLDCKFKYIFRNRWSDGNATGGMIGDLILNDADLAIAPFIYSFDRALFVEPITKFSVFREICMFRNPRSVSAGLSATEFLQPFSGGVWLTFALLLLLAGCLLWITFILERRTEWKPSLLTSCLLSFGAGCIQGAWLTPRSMGGRMAFFALMMTSFLMYNYYTSIVVSKLLGQPIKSNIRTLQQLADSSLEVGIEPAIYTRVYVETSEEPDVRSLYLNKVLGSKRXPDRIWLPTEDGVRTVRDQEGFVYITGVATGYEFVRKHFLPHQICELNEIPLRDASHTHTILAKKSPYAELFKLSELRMLETGVHSKHERYWMQTKLHCYQHNHTVAVGLEYAAPLFILLLGGIILCMGILGLEVIWYHHCSLH